From one [Chlorobium] sp. 445 genomic stretch:
- a CDS encoding oxidoreductase — MKLEGKVALITGAGRGIGRASAIRFAREGAKLVLASRTQSELDTLAKELLDLYDTDSLVVPCDVTKAAEVKSLVDRAVFTFGRIDILLNSAGVGHLKPITELSVEEFDAMIDVNLKGTFYASKFVSEVMVKQKSGHIINLPGILGKAVMRMSSGYSASKYGVTGLSKAMTQDLMRDGVKISLLHFGGVNTTFWDKITMRVQREKMLTVDQAADMVLLCATQPEQLVLGELVLQPESHQL, encoded by the coding sequence ATGAAACTTGAAGGAAAAGTTGCTCTGATTACAGGTGCAGGTCGTGGCATCGGCAGAGCGTCTGCTATTCGCTTTGCGCGCGAGGGTGCAAAACTTGTTCTTGCAAGCCGCACCCAATCTGAACTCGACACACTTGCCAAAGAACTTCTCGATCTCTACGACACTGATTCGCTTGTCGTGCCTTGCGACGTAACAAAAGCCGCTGAAGTCAAGTCGCTTGTAGATCGTGCGGTTTTTACCTTTGGCAGAATTGATATTCTGCTCAATAGTGCTGGCGTCGGACATCTTAAACCCATAACTGAACTTAGCGTCGAGGAATTTGATGCCATGATTGATGTGAATCTCAAAGGCACATTTTATGCTTCAAAGTTTGTGAGTGAAGTGATGGTAAAACAAAAATCAGGACACATCATTAATTTGCCGGGCATTTTAGGTAAAGCGGTCATGCGCATGTCCTCAGGTTATTCTGCTTCGAAGTATGGTGTAACAGGCTTATCCAAAGCCATGACACAAGACTTGATGCGCGATGGTGTGAAGATTTCACTTTTGCACTTCGGCGGGGTCAATACCACATTTTGGGACAAGATCACCATGCGTGTACAGCGCGAGAAAATGCTGACCGTTGACCAAGCTGCTGATATGGTTCTGCTTTGCGCCACACAGCCAGAGCAACTCGTACTCGGCGAACTTGTCTTGCAACCAGAAAGCCATCAACTTTGA
- a CDS encoding glucose-6-phosphate isomerase: protein MPSLTALPAWKKLLAHYKKISKVHMRELFAKDRARFEKFSLQVGDILLDYSKNRITEETMNLLFALAKETKVKANIEKMFRGEKINTTENRAVLHIALRNRANRPIKVDGKDVMPEVNAVLAQMKSFCEAVRSGAWLGYTGKPITDVVNIGIGGSDLGPAMVCQALKPYSKRDLKMHFVSNVDGTHIAETLRELNAETTLFIIASKTFTTQETLTNAHTARRWFLERMHHEIAIAKHFVALSTNSKEVEKFGIDLRNMFGFWDWVGGRYSLWSAIGLSIALSIGFENFEELLTGAFEMDEHFRTAPLERNMPVILALLGIWYNNFFGAESYAILPYDQYLSRFAAYFQQGDMESNGKRVTKSGDVVNYQTGQIVWGEPGTNGQHAFYQLIHQGTKLIPCDFLAPCQSHNPIGEHHAILLSNFFAQTEALMKGKTEEEARAELKAQGLKGAALKKLLPHKVFEGNKPTNSILFKKLTPRVLGSLIAMYEHKIFVQSIIWNINAFDQWGVELGKQLAKNILPELANNEPVHSHDSSTNGLINFYKAHRQNR from the coding sequence ATGCCTTCACTGACAGCACTTCCTGCTTGGAAAAAACTTCTTGCACATTATAAGAAAATTTCAAAAGTGCACATGCGTGAGCTTTTCGCAAAAGATCGCGCACGCTTCGAGAAGTTCTCGCTTCAAGTCGGTGATATTCTGCTGGATTATTCCAAAAATCGCATCACTGAAGAGACGATGAACTTACTTTTTGCGCTTGCAAAAGAGACAAAAGTGAAAGCAAACATTGAGAAAATGTTCAGGGGTGAAAAAATTAACACCACTGAAAATCGCGCTGTCTTGCACATTGCTTTGCGTAATCGTGCCAACCGTCCAATCAAAGTCGATGGCAAAGATGTGATGCCTGAAGTTAATGCGGTGCTGGCACAAATGAAATCGTTTTGTGAGGCTGTTCGTAGCGGCGCATGGCTTGGCTACACAGGCAAGCCCATCACCGATGTTGTCAATATCGGCATTGGTGGCTCGGATCTTGGTCCTGCTATGGTCTGCCAGGCACTGAAACCCTACAGCAAGCGCGATTTGAAGATGCACTTCGTCTCAAATGTTGATGGCACACACATCGCTGAGACGCTTCGGGAACTCAACGCCGAGACGACTCTGTTTATCATCGCCTCAAAGACTTTTACCACACAAGAGACTCTCACCAATGCCCACACTGCTCGCCGCTGGTTTCTGGAGCGCATGCACCATGAGATAGCTATTGCTAAACACTTTGTTGCACTCTCGACCAACAGCAAAGAAGTTGAAAAATTCGGTATTGACTTGCGCAACATGTTTGGCTTTTGGGACTGGGTTGGTGGTCGCTATTCGCTCTGGTCGGCGATTGGTCTTTCTATTGCACTCTCAATTGGCTTTGAGAATTTCGAGGAACTGCTCACCGGCGCATTTGAGATGGATGAACATTTCCGCACTGCGCCACTTGAACGCAATATGCCTGTTATTCTTGCACTCTTAGGCATCTGGTACAACAACTTTTTTGGTGCAGAAAGCTATGCCATTCTTCCTTATGACCAATACCTTTCGCGCTTTGCAGCTTACTTCCAGCAAGGTGATATGGAATCAAATGGTAAGCGTGTTACCAAGTCAGGTGATGTGGTCAATTATCAGACAGGGCAAATCGTGTGGGGTGAGCCTGGCACCAATGGTCAGCATGCTTTTTACCAACTTATTCATCAAGGCACGAAGCTCATTCCCTGCGATTTTCTTGCGCCTTGTCAATCGCACAACCCCATCGGCGAGCATCATGCAATTTTACTCTCTAACTTCTTTGCGCAAACTGAAGCCTTGATGAAAGGCAAGACTGAAGAGGAAGCACGCGCTGAACTCAAAGCTCAAGGCTTGAAAGGTGCCGCCCTCAAAAAACTTTTGCCGCACAAGGTCTTTGAAGGCAATAAACCTACCAACTCGATTCTCTTCAAAAAACTCACACCACGTGTGCTGGGTAGCTTAATTGCAATGTATGAACACAAAATTTTTGTGCAGAGCATCATCTGGAATATCAATGCCTTTGACCAATGGGGCGTTGAACTGGGCAAGCAACTTGCCAAAAACATCTTGCCTGAACTTGCTAACAACGAACCTGTGCATTCACACGATTCATCTACCAACGGGCTCATCAACTTCTACAAAGCCCATCGTCAGAATCGATAA